A genome region from Manis javanica isolate MJ-LG chromosome 3, MJ_LKY, whole genome shotgun sequence includes the following:
- the RBM5 gene encoding RNA-binding protein 5 isoform X6, translated as MHYSNPRPKFEDWLCNKCCLNNFRKRLKCFRCGADKFDSEQEVPPGTTESVQSVDYYCDTIILRNIAPHTVVDSIMTALSPYASLAVNNIRLIKDKQTQQNRGFAFVQLSSAMDASQLLQILQSLHPPLKIDGKTIGVDFAKSARKDLVLPDGNRVSAFSVASTAIAAAQWSSTQPQSGEGGSVDYSYLQPGQDGYAQYTQYSQDYQQFYQQPAGGLESDPPSAPGTAVTTTSAAVVSQSPQLYNQASNAPSSPRSCCSFQTEEAQPSASTSAQPPAAAPVGVVPGTKYAVPDTSTYQYDESSGYYYDPTTGLYYDPNSQYYYNPLTQQYLYWDGEKETYVPAAEAGSHQQAGLPPAKEGKERKEKPKSKTAQQIAKDMERWAKSLNKQKENFKNSFQPVSSLREEERRESAAADAGFALFEKKGTLAERQQLIPELARNGDEENPLKRGLVAAYSGDSDNEEELVERLESEEEKLADWKKMACLLCRRQFPNRDALVRHQQLSDLHKQNMDIYRRSRLSEQELEALELREREMKYRDRAAERREKYGIPEPPEPKRKKQFDGGTVNYEQPTKDGIDHSNIGNKMLQAMGWREGSGLGRKCQGITAPIEYGVLVFTTQPPFLCLRGLTKGVGAAHALPAAADRRFVPQAQVRLKGAGLGAKGSAYGLSGADSYKDAVRKAMFARFTEME; from the exons ATGCATTATAGCAACCCCAGACCTAAATTTGAAGACTGGCTTTGTAACAAG tgctGCCTTAACAATTTCAGGAAAAGACTAAAATGCTTCCGATGTGGAGCGGACAAGTTTG ACTCTGAACAGGAAGTGCCCCCCGGGACCACGGAATCGGTGCAGTCTGTGGATTACTACTGTGACA CGATCATACTTCGGAACATAGCCCCCCACACAGTGGTGGACTCCATCATGACAGCACTGTCTCCCTATGCATCCTTGGCCGTCAACAACATTCGGCTCATAAAAGACAAGCAGACGCAGCAGAACAGAGGCTTCGCGTTTGTGCAGCTGTCCTCCGCAATG GACGCCTCTCAGCTGCTTCAGATACTGCAGAGTCTCCATCCTCCTCTGAAAATCGATGGCAAAACTATTGGGGTGGATTTTGCCAAAAGTGCCAGAAA AGACTTGGTCCTCCCAGATGGTAACCGGGTCAGCGCCTTCTCTGTGGCTAGTACAGCCATTGCTGCCGCCCAGTGGTCATCCACCCAG CCTCAGAGTGGGGAAGGCGGCAGCGTTGACTACAGTTACCTACAGCCAGGCCAAGATGGCTATGCCCAGTACACGCAG TACTCACAGGATTACCAGCAGTTTTACCAGCAACCAGCAGGAGGACTGGAATCCGACCCACCGTCCGCACCCG GCACAGCGGTGACCACGACCTCAGCAGCTGTAGTGTCCCAGAGTCCCCAGCTGTACAATCAGGCTTCCAATGCGCCCAGCTCTCCG CGAAGCTGCTGTTCTTTCCAGACCGAGGAAGCACAGCCTAGCGCCAGCACCAGTGCACAGCCCCCAGCCGCTGCCCCCGTGGGTGTAGTTCCTGGCACCAAATACG CGGTGCCCGACACATCCACGTACCAGTATGACGAGTCTTCAGGGTACTACTACGATCCCACCACAGGGCTGTACTACGACCCCAACTCGCAG TACTACTACAACCCCTTGACCCAGCAGTACCTTTACTGGGATGGGGAGAAGGAGACCTATGTGCCGGCTGCAGAGGCGGGCTCCCACCAGCAGGCCGGCCTGCCCCCTGccaaggaggggaaggagagaaaggagaaacccAAGAGCAAGACAGCCCAGCAG ATCGCCAAAGACATGGAACGCTGGGCTAAGAGTTTaaataagcagaaagaaaattttaagaacagTTTTCAGCCCGTCAGTTCcttgagagaagaagaaaggagagaatctGCTGCGGCAGACGCTGGCTTCGCTCTGTTTGAGAAGAAG GGGACCTTAGCCGAAAGGCAGCAGCTCATCCCAGAACTGGCACGAAATGGAGACGAGGAGAATCCGCTCAAG AGGGGCCTGGTTGCTGCCTACAGTGGCGATAGTGATAACGAAGAGGAGCTGGTGGAGAGACTTGAGAGCGAGGAAGAGAAGCTGGCCGACTGGAAGAAGATGGCCTGCCTGCTCTGCCGGCGGCAGTTCCCAAACAGAGACGCCCTGGTCAGGCACCAGCAGCTCTCAGACCTGCACAAG CAAAACATGGACATCTACCGACGGTCCAGGCTGAGCGAGCAGGAGCTGGAAGCCTTggagctgagggagagagag ATGAAGTACCGGGACCGGGCTGCAGAGCGGCGGGAGAAGTACGGCATCCCCGAGCCCCCAGAGCCCAAGCGCAAGAAGCAGTTTGATGGTGGCACTGT GAATTACGAGCAGCCCACCAAGGATGGCATCGACCACAGTAACATTGGCAACAAGATGCTGCAGGCCATGGGCTGGCGGGAAGGCTCGGGCCTGGGCCGCAAGTGCCAGGGCATCACGGCCCCCATTGAG TATGGAGTCCTTGTCTTCACTACACAgcctcctttcctctgcctccGGGGGCTGACTAAGGGAGTGGGGGCAGCCCATGCCCTCCCCGCAGCTGCTGACAGAAGGTTTGTACCCCAGGCCCAAGTGCGGCTAAAAGGAGCTGGACTGGGAGCCAAAGGCAGTGCCTACGGCCTGTCGGGTGCGGACTCCTACAAAGACGCCGTCCGGAAGGCCATGTTTGCCCGGTTCACGGAGATGGAGTGA